The following are from one region of the Petrotoga mobilis SJ95 genome:
- the rpsF gene encoding 30S ribosomal protein S6: MGKRYYETMFVVRTDIPEEERNALAEKVRGWIEGQLEGEVEEFTRWGVRKLAYRTQKGKFTEGDYTYIIYKADPEKINQLDDLFKVNQEIFRFQTIRREDLEKKVRKTQKEAKIKVEEPEISEEI; this comes from the coding sequence GTGGGAAAAAGATACTACGAAACAATGTTTGTCGTTAGAACAGACATTCCTGAAGAGGAAAGAAATGCTTTGGCAGAAAAGGTGAGGGGTTGGATAGAAGGCCAACTGGAAGGTGAAGTAGAAGAGTTCACGAGATGGGGTGTAAGGAAATTAGCCTATAGGACTCAAAAAGGTAAATTTACAGAAGGTGATTACACCTACATCATATACAAAGCTGATCCAGAAAAGATTAACCAACTGGATGATCTTTTTAAAGTGAACCAAGAGATTTTTAGGTTTCAAACGATTAGAAGAGAAGATCTTGAGAAAAAAGTAAGAAAAACCCAAAAAGAAGCAAAAATAAAGGTAGAAGAACCAGAAATTTCTGAAGAAATTTAA
- a CDS encoding single-stranded DNA-binding protein: protein MSISYNKVILVGRLTRDPEIRSTMNGNNVANFHLAVDGGTSNNQDGTDFIKIVAFGKQADFASNYLKKGKLILVEGSLHINQWTDRDNIKRETAEIWANRMNFMETKKAQEANEFSGMPIAVEEGFSDIDNISDTDPIEEIGDEAFLGDDTFLEGDLDDLENDLSSDNKPI, encoded by the coding sequence ATGTCTATTTCTTATAACAAAGTTATTTTGGTTGGGAGATTGACCAGAGATCCAGAGATACGTTCTACTATGAATGGAAATAACGTTGCAAACTTTCATTTAGCTGTTGACGGAGGTACTTCAAACAATCAAGATGGCACAGATTTCATAAAAATTGTGGCTTTTGGTAAACAAGCGGATTTTGCATCAAACTATTTAAAAAAAGGGAAATTGATCCTAGTTGAAGGATCGCTTCATATTAATCAATGGACAGATAGAGATAATATAAAAAGAGAAACAGCTGAAATCTGGGCCAATAGAATGAATTTCATGGAAACAAAAAAGGCTCAAGAAGCTAATGAATTTTCTGGTATGCCCATTGCGGTAGAAGAAGGTTTCTCTGATATAGACAATATTTCAGACACCGATCCGATCGAAGAAATAGGTGATGAAGCTTTTCTCGGAGACGACACTTTTTTAGAAGGAGACCTTGATGACCTTGAAAATGATCTTTCTTCAGATAATAAACCTATCTGA
- the rpsR gene encoding 30S ribosomal protein S18 yields the protein MAYVKKERKRIKKCKLCRDNVEYIDYKDVRKLKEFMNDKGKILPKRINGNCAKHQRMVRTAIQRARKMMLVPYVNE from the coding sequence ATGGCTTACGTTAAAAAAGAAAGAAAAAGGATAAAAAAATGCAAATTATGCAGGGATAATGTTGAATATATTGATTACAAAGATGTCAGAAAATTAAAAGAGTTTATGAACGATAAAGGAAAAATCCTTCCAAAAAGAATAAATGGAAATTGTGCCAAACATCAAAGAATGGTTCGAACAGCGATACAACGTGCAAGAAAAATGATGTTAGTCCCTTACGTGAACGAGTGA
- the rplI gene encoding 50S ribosomal protein L9 — protein sequence MKVLLLEDVAKLGKKGEIKEVSDGYARNYLIPKNLAAEATGGYIKHIEESKKIEDKKKENLRKRSEEILEKLKGTKIEIKAKAGEKGKLFGAVTAQDISEKIEELLDEKFDRTWFDEKVNIKELGTHTLKVKLPQGVRGEIKVEIKPEN from the coding sequence ATGAAAGTATTGTTGCTGGAAGATGTAGCTAAATTAGGGAAAAAGGGTGAAATAAAAGAAGTTTCTGATGGATACGCAAGGAATTATTTGATTCCAAAGAATTTGGCTGCTGAAGCAACCGGAGGTTATATAAAGCACATTGAAGAAAGCAAAAAAATAGAAGACAAAAAGAAGGAAAATCTAAGAAAAAGAAGCGAAGAAATTTTAGAAAAATTAAAGGGTACAAAAATAGAAATAAAAGCAAAAGCAGGAGAAAAAGGCAAACTTTTTGGTGCGGTAACAGCTCAAGATATTTCTGAAAAAATAGAGGAATTACTTGATGAAAAGTTTGACAGAACTTGGTTTGATGAAAAGGTAAACATAAAAGAATTAGGAACTCACACTTTAAAAGTCAAACTTCCTCAAGGCGTGAGAGGGGAAATAAAGGTTGAAATAAAACCAGAAAACTAA
- a CDS encoding MBL fold metallo-hydrolase, whose translation MEFLIRSKALYTTWVFYKPDRILFDAGEGVSAELGNKIYGIEKIILTHSHVDHIAGLWGIVNTRNNAMGNRNKKLEIYYPQGSENINEYLKFIGKMNKRLRYEIDFREITLSDTIPLNNKRFIKPFKTRHTPGETSFGYQILEQRKRLKEEYRELKESEIKDLIINKKEDILENYTANILTISGDSLPIPPNFAKDCGTLLHECTFFDEKDRKIRNHTSLAELKNLINISKPKRVIIYHVSSRYNSKIKSAKEELNKEFPDIQINIVHPEKVFKI comes from the coding sequence TTGGAGTTTTTAATAAGATCAAAGGCATTGTATACGACTTGGGTTTTTTACAAACCAGATAGAATACTTTTCGATGCTGGAGAAGGGGTTAGTGCAGAGTTAGGAAACAAAATATATGGAATTGAAAAGATCATTTTAACACACTCTCACGTAGATCATATAGCAGGATTGTGGGGAATCGTTAATACTCGCAATAACGCTATGGGGAACAGAAATAAAAAACTAGAAATTTACTATCCACAGGGATCGGAAAATATTAATGAATATTTAAAATTTATAGGTAAAATGAATAAAAGATTGAGATACGAAATAGATTTTAGGGAAATAACGTTATCTGACACGATCCCTCTTAACAACAAAAGGTTTATAAAACCATTTAAAACAAGACATACCCCTGGGGAAACCTCTTTTGGTTACCAAATTTTAGAACAAAGAAAAAGATTAAAAGAAGAGTACAGAGAACTAAAAGAGTCAGAAATAAAAGATTTAATAATCAATAAAAAAGAAGACATCCTAGAAAACTATACTGCTAACATATTAACCATAAGCGGGGATTCGCTACCTATTCCCCCCAATTTCGCAAAAGATTGTGGAACGCTACTTCATGAATGTACCTTTTTTGATGAAAAGGATAGAAAAATTAGAAACCATACCTCTCTAGCAGAATTAAAAAATTTAATTAACATTTCCAAGCCTAAGAGAGTTATTATATACCATGTCTCAAGTAGGTACAACAGCAAAATTAAGTCAGCCAAAGAAGAATTGAATAAAGAATTCCCAGATATACAAATAAATATCGTCCACCCTGAAAAAGTTTTCAAGATCTAA
- a CDS encoding NfeD family protein: MGQWGVWVIFAIIFAIAEAILPSFFFLWFAIGAGVAAITSLFISSVVLNLLIFLIVSFLLWISTRKIVQNMYKGSSTIKPYQDQFVGMKAKVDKIGDEGRIIVKIKGDEWRAFPEDEENYLINVGDDVIITRKTANFVYIKKINASENNQKKETGE; encoded by the coding sequence ATGGGTCAATGGGGTGTGTGGGTTATTTTTGCAATAATTTTTGCGATTGCTGAAGCTATACTTCCATCTTTTTTCTTTTTATGGTTCGCCATAGGAGCTGGAGTAGCAGCTATTACATCTTTATTTATTTCATCGGTCGTTTTAAATTTGCTAATATTCTTAATCGTTTCTTTTTTGTTGTGGATCTCAACAAGAAAAATTGTACAAAATATGTACAAAGGCTCTTCTACTATAAAACCTTATCAAGATCAATTTGTTGGCATGAAAGCTAAGGTGGATAAGATTGGCGATGAAGGAAGAATCATAGTTAAAATAAAGGGAGACGAATGGAGAGCATTTCCAGAAGATGAAGAAAACTATCTTATTAATGTGGGCGATGATGTTATAATCACAAGAAAAACCGCTAATTTTGTATATATAAAAAAAATCAATGCATCTGAAAATAATCAAAAAAAAGAGACGGGGGAATAA
- a CDS encoding SPFH domain-containing protein, which produces MLVILIIAVLFLIFIAAMSLRIIRPYEKGLVERLGKFHRQVDSGLNFIMPFIERITKVDLREMLIDVPPQEVITRDNVIVTVDAVIYYEITDAYRVVYNVGDFTSAAVKLAQTNLRNVIGELELDQTLTSRERINTKLREVLDEATDKWGVRITRVEIKKIDPPQDIMDAMSKQMKAERMKRAVILEAEGYKQSQITRAEGDRNAAILKAEGEAEAVKKKADAQKYKLSIEADGEAEAILKVFDSIHKGNPTKDLITIRYFEALKAISDGKSTKVFMPYEISGILSSVAAMADISKNDIISDSNPENKE; this is translated from the coding sequence ATGTTGGTAATATTGATAATAGCAGTTTTGTTTTTGATCTTTATTGCTGCAATGAGTTTAAGAATTATCCGCCCTTACGAAAAAGGTTTGGTAGAAAGATTAGGAAAATTTCATAGACAGGTTGATTCTGGATTAAATTTCATCATGCCTTTCATAGAAAGAATAACCAAAGTAGATTTAAGAGAAATGTTGATAGATGTTCCACCTCAAGAGGTTATCACTAGGGATAACGTTATAGTTACCGTTGATGCTGTTATATATTACGAGATAACTGATGCTTATAGAGTAGTCTACAACGTTGGAGATTTTACTTCGGCGGCTGTTAAATTGGCTCAAACAAATTTAAGAAACGTTATCGGAGAATTAGAATTAGACCAAACATTAACCTCTAGAGAAAGAATCAACACAAAACTCAGAGAAGTATTAGATGAAGCCACCGATAAATGGGGAGTAAGAATCACCAGAGTGGAGATCAAAAAGATCGATCCTCCTCAAGATATTATGGATGCAATGAGCAAGCAAATGAAAGCCGAAAGAATGAAAAGAGCTGTTATTTTAGAGGCTGAAGGGTACAAACAATCACAAATTACCAGAGCAGAAGGAGACAGAAATGCTGCAATATTAAAAGCAGAAGGTGAAGCGGAAGCCGTTAAGAAAAAAGCAGATGCTCAAAAGTATAAATTAAGTATCGAAGCAGACGGAGAAGCTGAGGCAATTCTTAAAGTTTTCGACTCAATCCATAAAGGCAATCCTACAAAAGATTTGATAACAATAAGGTACTTTGAGGCATTAAAAGCAATCTCAGACGGGAAATCAACAAAGGTCTTTATGCCTTATGAAATTTCGGGAATATTGAGCTCTGTAGCTGCTATGGCAGACATTTCGAAAAACGATATAATCTCTGATAGCAATCCAGAAAATAAAGAATAA
- the pdo gene encoding protein disulfide oxidoreductase — MEKLMDKETQNKVREILEELTEPVQIFLFKNDGEYSEIVEQLLGELKELDDRIKVDTYHSDSEEINNYDIERDLFPAMVILDSEGNDYGIRYYGIPSGYEFTTLLQNLIAVSNNSVTSFSDENKEKLSKIDKKMRIRVFVTPTCPYCPRAVFAAHQAAMLNPNITGEMIEANEFDRISFEYGVSSVPHTVIEVKESEEWVKKGEFVGAYPENSFVEEVLKAVE, encoded by the coding sequence ATGGAAAAATTGATGGACAAAGAAACACAAAACAAGGTAAGAGAAATTTTAGAGGAATTGACAGAGCCTGTTCAAATATTTTTATTCAAAAATGATGGAGAATATTCAGAAATTGTTGAACAGTTACTTGGAGAGCTCAAGGAATTAGATGATAGAATAAAAGTTGATACCTACCATTCTGATTCTGAAGAAATTAACAACTACGATATTGAAAGAGATTTATTTCCAGCTATGGTAATATTAGATAGCGAAGGAAACGATTACGGAATTAGATATTATGGGATCCCTTCGGGATATGAGTTCACTACTCTGCTTCAAAATCTCATCGCTGTATCTAATAATAGTGTGACCTCTTTCAGCGATGAAAACAAAGAAAAATTATCTAAAATAGACAAAAAGATGAGGATCAGAGTTTTCGTGACTCCAACTTGTCCATACTGCCCTAGGGCTGTTTTTGCAGCTCATCAAGCCGCTATGTTAAACCCTAATATAACAGGAGAAATGATAGAAGCTAACGAATTCGATCGAATATCTTTTGAATATGGTGTAAGTTCCGTTCCACATACCGTGATAGAAGTAAAAGAAAGCGAAGAATGGGTAAAAAAAGGTGAGTTTGTGGGAGCCTACCCTGAAAATAGTTTTGTGGAAGAAGTTTTAAAAGCAGTTGAATAA
- the trxB gene encoding thioredoxin-disulfide reductase produces the protein MFFNVEGANKKSEIKQQYDVVIIGGGPAGISAAIYALQGGASTLVIEKAIEGGQMNLTDIIENYPGFKTIKGEELSSLMKEHAEQFGADFYDGKVIELIDSLTADKDEDFHKMVVMENGKTIKSKAIIIASGSYPRKLGVKGEEEFSSRGVSYCASCDGHFFKNKKIAVVGGGNTAVEEAVYLSNIAKEVYIIHRREKLRADKLYQDRAFSRNNIKFKWNSVIEEIKGKDKVESLVIKNLKNDEVYEEPFDGVFVFVGLVPETSFLNKDLFDFDEYGFLITDENMETKVKGIYAVGDVRKKELRQIVTAVSDGAIAASHAIREYVNEDQISSTQSINLTK, from the coding sequence ATGTTTTTTAACGTTGAAGGGGCTAACAAAAAATCCGAAATAAAACAACAATATGACGTTGTAATAATCGGTGGCGGTCCTGCCGGGATTTCAGCTGCTATATATGCCTTACAAGGCGGAGCTTCTACCCTGGTAATTGAAAAAGCAATTGAAGGCGGACAAATGAATTTAACAGATATTATAGAAAATTACCCAGGGTTTAAAACGATAAAGGGTGAAGAGCTATCTTCTTTGATGAAAGAGCACGCAGAGCAGTTCGGAGCCGACTTCTATGATGGGAAAGTTATAGAATTGATAGACAGCCTTACGGCAGATAAGGATGAAGATTTCCACAAAATGGTTGTTATGGAAAATGGAAAAACAATCAAATCAAAGGCAATAATAATAGCAAGCGGATCTTACCCTCGAAAATTAGGGGTTAAAGGTGAAGAGGAATTTTCTTCCAGAGGTGTTTCTTACTGTGCATCGTGCGATGGTCATTTTTTTAAGAATAAAAAAATTGCTGTCGTGGGAGGAGGAAATACAGCCGTAGAGGAAGCGGTTTATTTATCGAACATAGCTAAAGAAGTTTATATAATTCACAGAAGAGAAAAACTTAGAGCTGATAAACTTTATCAAGATAGAGCCTTTTCTCGTAATAACATAAAGTTTAAATGGAATTCGGTCATTGAAGAAATTAAAGGCAAAGATAAGGTCGAAAGTTTGGTCATTAAAAATCTAAAAAACGATGAAGTTTATGAAGAACCTTTCGATGGAGTTTTTGTTTTCGTTGGATTAGTGCCAGAAACAAGCTTTTTAAATAAAGATCTTTTCGATTTTGACGAATATGGTTTCTTAATTACAGACGAGAATATGGAAACAAAAGTTAAGGGTATTTATGCAGTAGGAGATGTAAGAAAAAAGGAGCTCAGACAAATTGTAACTGCGGTGTCCGATGGAGCTATAGCTGCTTCACATGCAATTCGCGAGTACGTTAATGAAGACCAAATATCATCAACTCAATCGATAAATTTGACAAAATGA
- the rpsO gene encoding 30S ribosomal protein S15 gives MSRGLDPEKKEELIEEFKINDKDTGSVEVQVALLSARIKHLTEHLKQHPKDYHSRRGLMMMVGKRRKMLKYLRKSKPLVYQEIINKLGIRG, from the coding sequence ATGTCTAGAGGATTGGACCCCGAGAAGAAAGAAGAGCTTATCGAAGAATTTAAAATCAACGACAAAGATACTGGTTCTGTAGAAGTGCAAGTAGCTCTTCTTTCTGCTAGAATCAAACATTTAACGGAACATTTGAAACAACACCCAAAGGATTACCATAGTAGACGTGGATTGATGATGATGGTAGGAAAAAGACGAAAGATGCTCAAATATTTGAGAAAAAGTAAACCCTTAGTTTATCAAGAAATCATCAATAAATTAGGTATAAGAGGTTGA
- a CDS encoding polyribonucleotide nucleotidyltransferase, with protein MKVLEKELFGRKLRIEHGKVAKQSLGSVMLTFNESTILVTADASEETVKGQDFFPLTVEFQEKFYAVGKIPGGFIKREGKPSDEAILAARLIDRPIRPLFPENFFNEVQVITTVFSMLNGDSIETWGITGASLALNLSPIPFNGIVAGVRIGYVDGQFIAFPTQEQLKNSKIDMVVAGTKDAVTMVEGESLEVSEEEMVEALMFAQEKIKEIIAIEEEFLSELNIEKWEVQKEIVPEEFIEDYLSLIDEEELKKVLLTKGKKNRDKVISEYKKNVMKKFEEIFLEKWSVAFFEDKKRFLENAFEEKLQDSMRKMIINENKRVDGRTCDEIRDITCEVGLIPRVHGSALFTRGETQSLGTVTLGAPLDVQVLDTIFSDEEKRFMLHYNFPPFSTGEVKRLRGVSRREIGHGHLAERAHKNLIPSDEEFPYTIRVVSDILESNGSSSMASVCSASLALMDAGVPIQKHVAGIAMGLIFENDNFVVLTDILGMEDHLGDMDFKVAGTRDGITAFQMDVKTSQVNKEVLQKALEKAKIARLKILDKMYETIPQPRKELSPYVPIMKVFKIPVSKIGEVIGPGGKNIKEISELYNVEVYIEDDGKVKVTGHNANKVDEAINHIQNLIAQVEKGGIFEGTVKRVEKYGIFVEVLPGKVGMLHVSNLKDKLESFKIGDKVKVEVMKVEDQGKFQLKQLKEEN; from the coding sequence ATGAAAGTATTGGAAAAAGAACTTTTTGGCAGAAAATTACGTATTGAACATGGTAAAGTTGCCAAACAGTCTCTTGGTTCTGTGATGCTGACTTTTAACGAGTCAACTATACTAGTTACAGCAGACGCTTCGGAAGAAACAGTAAAAGGTCAGGACTTCTTTCCATTAACCGTAGAATTTCAAGAAAAATTCTATGCAGTTGGTAAAATTCCAGGAGGTTTTATAAAAAGGGAAGGGAAACCAAGCGATGAAGCCATATTAGCTGCAAGGCTTATCGATAGACCTATTAGACCTTTGTTTCCAGAGAATTTTTTCAATGAGGTCCAAGTAATAACTACGGTATTTTCAATGTTGAATGGCGATAGTATAGAAACATGGGGTATAACAGGTGCTTCGTTAGCCCTGAATCTTTCACCTATACCATTTAATGGTATTGTTGCGGGAGTAAGGATAGGATACGTGGATGGACAATTCATTGCCTTCCCAACCCAAGAACAACTAAAGAATTCTAAAATTGACATGGTCGTTGCAGGAACCAAAGATGCAGTTACAATGGTAGAAGGTGAATCACTGGAAGTTTCTGAAGAAGAAATGGTAGAGGCTCTGATGTTCGCACAGGAAAAGATAAAAGAAATTATAGCAATTGAAGAAGAGTTTCTTTCAGAATTAAACATTGAAAAATGGGAAGTTCAAAAAGAAATAGTTCCAGAGGAATTTATTGAAGATTACCTATCTCTCATAGACGAAGAAGAGTTAAAAAAGGTACTACTCACAAAAGGTAAAAAAAACAGGGATAAAGTTATATCAGAGTATAAAAAGAACGTAATGAAAAAATTTGAAGAAATCTTCTTGGAAAAATGGAGTGTGGCTTTTTTTGAAGATAAAAAACGTTTCTTAGAAAATGCTTTTGAAGAAAAACTTCAAGATTCGATGAGAAAAATGATTATTAACGAGAACAAAAGAGTTGATGGAAGAACTTGTGATGAAATTAGAGATATCACCTGTGAAGTAGGGCTGATACCTAGAGTGCACGGTTCTGCACTTTTTACCAGAGGGGAAACTCAATCTCTAGGAACTGTTACTTTAGGTGCTCCTTTGGATGTTCAAGTTCTTGATACTATATTCAGCGACGAAGAAAAGAGGTTTATGCTCCATTATAATTTTCCTCCTTTCTCAACCGGTGAAGTAAAAAGGCTCAGAGGAGTCAGCAGAAGAGAAATTGGCCATGGGCATTTAGCAGAAAGAGCACATAAAAACCTTATCCCAAGCGATGAAGAGTTCCCTTATACTATTAGAGTCGTTTCTGATATTTTAGAATCAAATGGTTCCTCATCTATGGCTAGCGTATGCTCTGCCTCCTTGGCTTTAATGGATGCAGGTGTACCAATCCAAAAACATGTTGCGGGTATTGCCATGGGTTTGATCTTTGAAAACGATAATTTCGTAGTTTTAACAGATATTTTAGGAATGGAGGACCACCTAGGAGACATGGATTTTAAAGTAGCAGGAACAAGAGATGGAATAACTGCTTTTCAAATGGATGTTAAAACCAGTCAGGTTAATAAAGAAGTTCTTCAAAAGGCTTTAGAAAAAGCAAAAATAGCACGGTTGAAAATTTTAGATAAGATGTATGAAACTATCCCTCAACCACGCAAAGAATTGTCTCCATACGTTCCAATAATGAAAGTATTTAAAATACCCGTCTCAAAAATAGGAGAAGTAATCGGACCCGGTGGAAAAAATATTAAAGAGATCAGCGAATTATACAATGTTGAAGTTTATATAGAAGATGATGGAAAAGTCAAGGTAACTGGCCATAATGCAAACAAGGTTGATGAAGCTATTAATCACATTCAAAATTTAATCGCACAAGTAGAAAAAGGTGGAATTTTTGAAGGTACAGTGAAAAGAGTCGAAAAATACGGTATATTTGTAGAAGTGTTACCCGGTAAGGTTGGAATGTTACATGTATCCAATTTGAAAGACAAACTTGAATCCTTTAAAATTGGTGATAAGGTTAAAGTCGAAGTAATGAAGGTTGAAGACCAAGGAAAATTCCAATTAAAACAATTAAAAGAAGAAAATTAA
- a CDS encoding M16 family metallopeptidase has product MYTHEILDNGLDVILINRDSMMSASVLFCVKAGSSKEAKENAGLSHLIEHVSFRATKRKNTFEIKQPIEEVGGVLNAFTSKNFTVFFAKIPSLKVNETLEIMSEILYEPLFKEEDIEKEKGIILEEISSYEDDPINIVFENLYTNVYDDNFSRPIMGYKDTVMNIKKSTIEEFHYKYYQPENTVVIISGKFDEDSVLKQLNKIKSIETLNSFKNNITSPSIVDKEIFIKKYKNDLASNYLVQGFKAPSKLDEYYYSTLVLNTFLGSGMSSLLFSRIREEEGLAYEVTSDYETYPKAGLLLFYAATTDKNLENLLRKIQEVVDDLKNNKEIEKWFNYGKNRLIGKLTLEVENNLSMALNILDLYVNYGKIMTIEEFIKNIEKVELYNVIEAASNIFSNNKYVSILSPNNQ; this is encoded by the coding sequence TTGTATACTCATGAAATATTAGACAATGGTTTAGATGTAATTCTTATCAACAGGGATTCTATGATGAGTGCTTCTGTACTTTTTTGTGTGAAAGCAGGTTCCTCAAAAGAAGCAAAAGAAAATGCAGGATTATCTCATCTCATTGAACACGTTTCTTTTCGAGCAACTAAAAGAAAAAACACCTTCGAAATAAAACAACCAATAGAAGAAGTAGGTGGTGTCTTAAATGCCTTCACTTCAAAGAATTTCACAGTTTTTTTTGCAAAGATACCTTCTCTAAAAGTGAATGAAACACTAGAAATCATGTCTGAGATTCTTTATGAACCTTTATTTAAAGAAGAAGATATAGAAAAAGAAAAAGGTATAATATTAGAAGAAATCTCTTCATATGAAGATGACCCCATAAACATAGTATTTGAAAACTTATACACTAATGTATATGATGACAACTTTTCAAGACCTATAATGGGATACAAAGATACCGTTATGAATATAAAAAAATCAACAATAGAAGAATTCCACTACAAATACTATCAACCGGAAAACACTGTGGTCATAATATCAGGAAAATTCGATGAGGATTCGGTATTGAAACAACTCAACAAAATAAAGAGCATTGAAACTTTGAACTCTTTTAAAAATAACATCACCAGTCCTTCGATAGTTGACAAAGAAATCTTCATCAAAAAATACAAAAATGATTTAGCTAGCAATTATTTAGTTCAAGGATTTAAAGCACCTTCTAAATTAGATGAATACTATTACTCTACACTAGTACTCAATACCTTTCTGGGAAGTGGAATGAGTTCCCTGCTATTTTCAAGAATTAGAGAAGAAGAAGGTTTAGCTTACGAAGTCACATCAGATTATGAAACTTATCCGAAAGCTGGATTGTTATTATTTTATGCAGCAACAACTGATAAAAACCTGGAAAATCTACTCAGAAAAATACAGGAAGTTGTAGATGATCTTAAGAATAATAAAGAAATCGAAAAATGGTTCAATTACGGGAAAAATAGATTAATCGGTAAATTAACGTTAGAGGTAGAAAACAATTTATCTATGGCTTTAAATATTTTAGATTTGTATGTAAATTATGGTAAAATCATGACGATAGAAGAATTTATAAAAAATATAGAAAAGGTTGAACTTTATAACGTTATTGAAGCGGCAAGCAATATTTTTTCTAACAATAAATATGTTTCGATACTTTCACCGAACAATCAATAA
- a CDS encoding HD-GYP domain-containing protein produces the protein MKKIPFYELKPGQIVAEDVFKESLLLIPKGTVLKSTDINRLRSHGIKTVNVYDENDFIEKKIEENISIEFENIPPIVEEETYNEWHQHFEFVKDITYLKDDPSELDSLAEDIYKKFLKTEDVVLNLFHAIGSEALNSHSINTSIIASIIASKLNMPDVFFDSLVKTCLLHDIGYSLIGKRVIFDYIDLEDVTVRSHIVSAYETLKNIQKNIGKEIVDAISTHHERYDGTGIFMRLKENAISPLVRILQIGDAYDSYIEIGNSPYEAMSFLLRYSGLIFDPYYVSVFFSIVGLYPTGTQVILNNGKKATVVKKGKTSSFPIVECDGKTIETGMETGLFIREVLKKGE, from the coding sequence ATGAAAAAAATCCCTTTTTATGAATTAAAACCCGGTCAAATAGTCGCAGAAGATGTTTTTAAAGAATCTCTTTTGTTAATTCCAAAAGGAACTGTCTTAAAATCAACTGACATTAACAGGTTAAGAAGTCACGGTATAAAGACCGTAAATGTTTACGATGAAAATGATTTTATTGAAAAAAAGATCGAAGAAAATATTTCCATAGAATTTGAAAATATTCCCCCTATTGTAGAAGAGGAAACATATAATGAATGGCATCAACATTTTGAATTTGTAAAAGATATTACGTATTTAAAAGACGATCCTTCAGAATTAGATTCTCTTGCAGAAGATATTTATAAGAAATTTTTAAAAACTGAAGACGTCGTATTAAATTTATTTCATGCCATAGGAAGCGAAGCTTTAAATTCTCATTCTATAAATACATCAATCATTGCCTCAATAATCGCTTCAAAATTGAATATGCCAGATGTATTCTTCGACTCTCTTGTAAAAACGTGTCTACTCCATGACATTGGATACAGCTTGATAGGAAAAAGAGTAATATTTGATTATATAGACCTAGAAGATGTAACGGTCAGATCTCATATTGTATCCGCTTATGAAACCTTAAAAAATATTCAAAAAAATATAGGGAAAGAAATTGTAGATGCTATTTCTACCCACCACGAACGATACGACGGAACTGGTATTTTTATGAGATTAAAAGAGAACGCTATAAGTCCTTTGGTAAGAATATTACAAATAGGAGACGCTTACGACTCCTACATAGAAATAGGGAACTCCCCATACGAAGCGATGAGTTTTCTCTTAAGATATTCGGGATTAATTTTTGATCCGTATTATGTAAGTGTTTTCTTTTCAATAGTTGGGTTGTACCCAACAGGAACCCAGGTAATTCTAAACAACGGCAAGAAGGCTACCGTAGTCAAAAAGGGAAAAACTTCATCTTTTCCAATAGTCGAATGTGATGGAAAAACTATTGAAACAGGAATGGAAACTGGCTTGTTCATCAGAGAAGTACTGAAAAAAGGAGAGTAA